The following are encoded together in the Bos taurus isolate L1 Dominette 01449 registration number 42190680 breed Hereford chromosome 12, ARS-UCD2.0, whole genome shotgun sequence genome:
- the LOC132346709 gene encoding histone-lysine N-methyltransferase SETMAR-like, whose product MNNLSIGFGHATKSGFYTTTGDDQLNGWNKRLQNPSQSQTCTKKRSRSLFDGLSRSDPLQLLNPSKNITSEKYTQQIDEMHRKLQCLQLALVYRKGPILLHDNTQLHVGQLTLQKLNKLGYGLLSHPPHSPALLPTDYHFFKHLDDFLQRKHFHTSRRQKIFPKNFLES is encoded by the coding sequence ATGAACAATTTGTCCATCGGATTTGGACAtgcaacaaaaagtggattttatacaactaCTGGTGATGATCAGCTCAATGGTTGGAACAAGAGGCTCCAAAAcccttcccaaagccaaacttgcaccaagaAAAGGTCACGGTCACTGTTTGATGGTCTGAGtcggtctgatccactacagcttctGAATCCCAGCAAAAACATTACATCTGAAAAGTACACTCAGCAGATTGATGAGATGCACCGAAAGCTGCAATGCCTGCAGTTGGCTCTGGTCTACAGAAaaggcccaattcttctccatgacaacactCAACTGCATGTTGGACAACTaacgcttcaaaagttgaacaaattgggctacggACTTTTGTCTCATCCACCACATTCACCTGCCCTcttgccaactgactaccacttcttcaagcatctcgacgACTTTTTGCAGAGAAAACACTTTCacaccagcaggaggcagaaaatattTCCCAAGAATTTTCTTGAATCCTGA